A segment of the Marmota flaviventris isolate mMarFla1 chromosome 2, mMarFla1.hap1, whole genome shotgun sequence genome:
CTCAGGGGCATGCAAGAGCACCCAGAAGGGATGAACCTTGACTGGCCAAACTCAATCAGGGCAATGGACTGGGTGTGAGCTCAGCAGCCAGGTTCCTGCCAAGCCTTGAGAACTTGGGAGTGAGGGTACTGGGTGGGTTTCTTTCCCCTGAGGAGGAAGAGGGTTGGGGAGGGAACCCATTTTGTGACTGCCCCCTTGACATGGGGAGAGACATTTAGACATGTAGAGGGAAGGAATAAGGAATCACTGGATGACACTCCTGAATCCTAAGCCAGGCCTGGAACCATTAACCTCTAATTCtaaatcttaataaataaaaaaaaagtccttgtgggagcccagtgtggtggtgccTATCTGTAGtaccagctactccagaggctgaggcaggaagatccaaaGTTTAGCAGATGGAggtcagactgggcaatttagggagaccctgcctcaaaattaaaaaaataaataaataaaaaataaaagaggactgggatgtagcccagtggcagaCTAGCTGGAAGCCCAGGGTTCCATCCTAGCACCACTAAATATGAACactgcacatacatacatacataggtaAGGTTTTCAAGGTTTAATgtcagggttgttttttttttttttttttttgaggcactgTATGGTTTGACTTCCAGGGCTTCTGTTTATTATCTTGCATCCCTGGGCTAGTgactcaatctctctctctctggtttcctGTCTGTGAATGGGGTAAAAAATACTTCTTGCCTCGTGGGGTTTTATGCGATTCAAGGAGGAAAAATGAACAGGGCTGGAACATACTCAGTGCTGGGGCAGACTGTTACAGCCTGAGATTCAGCATACTCTATAGTCTGCATGTCATGACGTTCACACACGCTGGCTTGCTTGGATCCTGCTTCTTCACACATTTGCACAGCTGTTTATCTTGCCAGGTGTGTTCTCCTGCTACTCGACCCAGGAACCTCAGTACCTAAACCAAGACACTGGCGATGCTGGGCAGCATTCGCTGCGCAGTGGCCTCTcttcttgccccccccccccccccgccccgccacaAGTCCCTTCGAGAGGTCGCTGGCCGGTGGGCTGGGGTCCGGCAGGTGGGGTAGGACCTCAGCGGCGGCCAGGGTCCAGGATCCCTTGTCCGAGTTCTGGTACCCCAGGGCCGGGGCCTCGCGGCCGCTCTGCGCACGTTTCTCCGCCAGGTGCTCAGCGTCGCTCCGCTGGGGAGGGTGCAGGGCCGCAGCGAATCGGGGAGTTGGCACCGTATGCTGCGGTCACCTTGGCGGTGAGCGAAGTGGGTCCCTCCCGCCCGCGACTGATGGCGCTAAGTGATTCCGGGCGCTGCGCTCCCAGTGGCGCCGACCCGCGATCCCGCGGCTCCCGGAGGTACCTGCACAGAACGCCTCATTAGGGCGGCGGGTCAGGCACGCCGTGCGCCAGCGCTGCGCCCCACAATTTGTGAGCGACCCCGGCCGCCGCGCTTCCGCGGGTTAGGTCCCCGAGGCCCTCAAACTTTCTAGTCTTAACTAGTGACTAACGGTACCAATCTCCCCGCCCAGGAGACGCCTTCTGTGGCTGCTTTTGGGTGAAGAGGGATGAATACAGGACTGACTCCAACCCAGTCCAGCAAAGGAAACATCTGTCCTCATCTACCTGACCCCACCCGCAGGGTCAGGGCCCCCGGTCCCTAGGGAATGCAGCAGACCTGGCCACCGGGATCTGCAGCTTTTTGATGAAAATTCCCGAATACAACCAATTCGCCACTGTACAAGGTTTcaatatagaatattttaccAAACGtgcattttctcctttattttgctttaaacttgggttattgttaagattttcttttccttcctggcactggggattgaattcgggTGGAGAGGGGTTAGAGCTGagctatttatgttttttttaatatttattttttagttataggcaaacatatttctttctttttttatttttatgtggtgctgaggatcgaacccagtgcctcacacatggttgGTGAGTACTCTAGCTCTGAGCCACGACCTCCAcccatatttatgttttatttcaagacagtgtCTAACTAAATTGCTATGGCTAACCCCAATGggagatcttcttgcctcagcttcctgagtctttgggattataCGCATGCACTATAGTGCCCAGCAATGCATATTAACAATTACTAAGGACTTTTAACTTCTGATTTCTTTTAACCTTAAAACAATCCACTTTAGAGTGTTGATAAATATTTCgatctttttcctccttcccacAACCCGATTTTACTTTGCTTCTCTTCAGTCTATTTGAGATGTGCTCTGAGGACAGCTATCTGTCCTCTTCAGTTCCATACCTGTGGGACTCGGGTCCagcatttttctcaaatatttatcccCGCTTAAGGTGCCCTCCTCATTTTAACGCAGAAGTGGTTCTCAGGCTTCTACAACTTTTGCTCTCCTCGGTTTAGGTCTGCACAAATACAGAGCATTTGTGTGCCTTAGTGACCCAGGGTCCTCAGGTAAGACAACTGGAACATGGAAAAAAGTGGAAGCTGTCTATTTGAAAGCAGAACAGTCCACTTGAAAATGAGGCCCACCCTGCCATACTTGTTCTTAGACCACCTGGCCTAAGGATAAAGGACTACTTTAAAGAATATTCTGAGATTGGGGGTTTTACTGGGAGGCTTGCAACATTTTGTTATGAAAGGATCATAGAAAATCTTAACCTTTTTGGCACACTTATGCGATTCCGATAAGATGTCAGTGAGGTAGGAAGTGGGGTTACTACATCAAGGAAGTAAGCTTGGGAACATGTGTGACTTGCTGAATGTCACCCAGCAACTCCCTGGAGACCTGAGGTTGATACTCAGGGCTTCTCTCCCTACCACCCTTCCTTCTTGCCATAAGGTATTGAAAACCCCCATGTGGAAAACACTATTAGGAGTGGGGCTACAGTACTGAACATGAAGGATGGAGTTCTTTCTGCTTTGGGGTTTTCATAAAGGCCATACAGACATATATGTAAAGAGATGGGGGagtgggagagaaaagataaatcaTGAACAGCAAACTGTAGGTACCATGCGATGTATTAACATAGACCCAAGTGAGAAAATGACAGGTGGGAGTGAGGGATGCTCTGGACAGGAGAGTCAGGGAAGGTTGCTCTTAAGAGAAGTCATTTAAGCCAATCCAGTATTGTGAGGGGAGCAAAGCCCTCTAGAACAAGAAAATGACAGGTTGGGAGTTTCCAAAGCAGGAGTGGCAAGAAGCAGTCAGAGTTGTGATGCATGTGAGAGGTAGGACTGACAAGggtgagggaagagaaggagcagggtgagtagggtaagagtcaggtgtGGGAGGAGCAGCTGGTGGGATGGTGGTTGATGGCAGAGTTGGGGAAGCTTGAGAGATGCAGGGGGCAGCAGAGAATCCAGAGCCCAGTTTGACTATGTTAAGTCTCAGAGGCCCATTGGATATCCATAGGGAGGTGTCATTGGGCAGTTGAGTGACTGTAAGTCTGATAATTGGGAGAGAGACCTAGGATGGAGATAAGGATTTGGGAATCATCAGCTTATAGAAAGTGTATAAAAacacctcaaaaaagaaaagtaaagggaTTGGATGACTGAGTCCTGGGATAATGGAACATATAGAAGGAGGAGGCAGAAAAGGACACTGGAAGAAGTGCCCAGtgttaggaaagaaaaatcaggtaAGGGTAGTTTcactggagcaaaaaaaaaaaaaaaatgtgttttagaaaTGGGCCAGCACAACCATGTTGAATGCTGCACAGGGAATATGGACAGTGAGGACCTAGTCTTGCCTACCACATCTGGGAGCAAGTTTATGACCTTGCTAAGAAGAGTTTCAGTGGGTTGGTGTGGGCAGAAACCTCAATTGATGGCAGTTGAAGAATATGTTGATTTGTGGATTAGTATGGCAGGTGGCCACAGATGAAAAACAAAGGCAATCATTAACTCAAGGGAACACAAAAAGTTGTTCTGAGATAGAAGGGTCATCATATTAACCACATGACTTGTTTCAGAAGGGTGTAGTTGCAACCAAACTGGTCATGCTGCTCTAACCTTCGGAGACAGTGGAGGGAGGGTACATGTGATGGGGAGGGGTTAAAGAGCTGTCTTCCCTTCTTCAAAGATGTCTGAATCAACATCAGGAGTTGAGGCATAGGGAATATAAGGTTGCAGAAAGCGTGGAAAAGTCATTTTGGAAGGTGTAATTACAAGGGAAGTGTAGTAGGAATGTGGATTTTCTGGGAGGTCCATATGACATGTGAGATGCTATATTTGAAATGTAATCAGTCAACAGTAAAGAGACTTTTCCCATTCACTGAAGGCTCTGAGTATTGGGTATTGGGGGAAGTAGGCTCTCTGGCATCTATTTGTACCTAGGAGGAGTTTGGGGTCTTCAATGGGGTCTGGTGTGTGAGATCAGTCTAAGAATGATGACCCTGACAGGCATGGCTGAGGAAACAGGGATGTCCTGGACAGTCCCAGGGCTTATGCCCCTCAGTCAGTTTGGCTTCATGTGTTTTCAGATGGTAACCTGAACCCAAAAGGTAGAGTGGGTAAGGTATGGGGCAAGGCACACATGACCTTGGCCTGTCTTACAACCCACAGAGCCATAGACAATGGTTTATAACCCAGCTTGTTTCCAGCACAGGTGGAATGAAAATGTTCTTCCTGGTGTGACTTAGAAACCTGCTCTGTCTGGAaaaattttttgtgtttttaagaatGCCATTCATAATACAATACTACTATTAATTAACTGCACAATGGCACAGCACTTTTTTTCAAGCTTTTGCATATTAAATATTCAGTGCCCACAACAACACTGTGCAGTGGCTACTGCTCTTCTTACTTTACACTGGAGGAAAGTGAGGCATAGAGAAGTCAGTGACCTGCCCAAATCAGGATGCTCCAGTGCTTTCCCATGTCCTTGAGATAAGAACTGCTCAGCACTTCCTCTTGAAGTCTCTTCAAGACCCTAAGGGGTCATTTCTGTTGGCGGGTCCCGAGTGTGGGAAGCACCCTCATGACTACACTTAGTGGGGAGGAGGACTCCACACCACCGCCTGGAGTTTACTTGAAGTGCTTAAAGAAGCAGCCAAGAGCCTGTGGGGACTGGGAGAGCTGGGGAGTGTGCATAGCCTGAGACCCATGGTGGCCATCTTGGGCCCAAGACCAGGGCAGCAGGCAGCACTCCAGTGGCGTGGGGGAAGGGAGGCCTCAACCCCTTTATATCTGCCAGCCTGAGATTAGGAACACAAAGTTCTCTTCCTGGGCTGGGTCCATTGGTGTGGTTCCTTTCCCTTCACTGGAGGCCCAGAGTTCTTAGGATCCCACTCCACCCTGGCCTGACATGGAACTTGCCCTAGGGTCTTGGAGGGGGTTGGAACAGGAGGCTGTCAGTTCCCATGGGGCTCTCCTTGCACCTGTGGACCTTACAGACTCTGGAGTTCTTGCTCCCCAACCCATGTTCCTGACTGGGAGGACTGAGATGGGGGACATGTCACTAAGTTGACACCAAGGCCCACAGTCTCAGGGTCTTAGTCCCTTTACCTTGCTCTGTAGGGTCTTGGTGTGGTGGGAGTGTCCAGAGCTTCCCCCAGAAGATTGCCACCCACACTATCACCAAGAGAACAATGCCCTGTGGTCTGTAACCTTCCCTTGACTCTATGACTGTGGCTGCCTTGCTCAAGAGGTTGCAGACAGGAATTCCCTTTCCCAAGTCCTCTGACCTGGCCACCTTTGCTGTGTTGTTCCCAGGAATTTGTCCTTTTGCAGGGATAATGTGATTGTCCCCTGCATCACCACTCCTGTCTGGAGCCTTACCCTGCTCCCAGCAAACCAGCCCCTTGGGCCTCTCTTCCCCCTCTATAAGGGCTGTGTTAAGTGGAAGGGGTCCTTTGACCCCCGTCTCCTCTGGGCAGTCAGAGTGCTCAGATGGTCTCTGGGTAACCCCCAGTTTGTCCCTCTCCCAGAGACTAGAGAGTTGTAGTCACAGTTGCGGCAGCTCCTGTCACACTATGGCCAATGACATTCCAGtggcctgcctccctcctccaccaTCTTCTGCACTGAGTCCCACGTGTGTCCCTAGACACATGAATCACTGCTGATGGCTTGGGACCTGGTTGCTGAGGGCTCCTGGGGAGCcactggggaggggggatggCAGTCACGTCGCCTCTGAAGGAACACCTGCGGACATAAATAGGCAGCCTGCCAAGGCAGCAGCACACAGCCAGCCCAGCAGCTCTGCACAGTGCTGTACTGCGAGCGCCAGGATGCCCGACACCATGCTGCCCGCCTGCTTCCTCGGCCTGCTGGCCTTCACCTCTGCTTGCTACTTCCAGAACTGCCCGAGGGGTGGCAAGAGGGCCATGTCCGACCTGGAGCTGAGACAGGTAGCACCATGGCCCATCTCAGGGCTGCTGGGAGTGGGCAGTCCCCAGGAATGGTATGGGCTAGGAAGGAGGGAATCCTTGGGAGAAGCCAGTCTTAAGGGGAGAGACAAGGCTGGGCAGAGGGCCATCAGGATAGGTCAGAAGGGACCAGGCTGCTGGGCAAGTTGGGAGGAGCAGAAGGGGCTGTTGGACATAGACCCTAAGTAGACAAGGGACATAGGAAAGAGATGCTTCCCCAGTAACTGGGCTTGGGGCTGGATCAGGAAGAATGTGGTGGGGAGGTCTCTGAGCCTGTGGGGTCCTCTCATCCAGACTAGATGGAGGATCAGAGGCTCTGTCCCACCTGCAATCCCAGGCCTTCCCCACCCAGTACCAGCTGTTCTCAGCCACAGGTGGTTGACCCCCACACACAGATGGCCATTGATCTGAGCTGGCCTGAGCAGGAGGACCATCCAAGCATCCTGTAAGGAAGTTCTGCTTGGTGTCTAGCCCAATTCTCTAGTGTTGTGTGTTCAGCGGATTCCTTTCTATTCCAGTTGTGGCAGAGCTGATGGAAATTTGATCACCATACTCAATTCTACCCAGGTCACAGGTGGCTCCATGTTGAACTGTAGAATAAGCGAGGCTGGGCAGATGGGTTTTTCTCCTTTTGAGGAATCAGGTGTCCCTGCCCTCCTTTAGAGCTCAGACCCCTGGCACCCACCTAACTGGCCATAGTTTGGTGACCAGAGAGTTGCCCCTGTTGAGGGTTAGTGGTGGGTTGCAAGGGCAAGGCCAGAAAATGGGATGAAGGGCCAGGATGTGCTCTGGATGATCCAGAGGGCCACAAGGCATAGGGACCAAGCTTGAGTAATGGGGCAGGAGGAAGGTCTGGAATGAGGATGGGGTGGGCAGATGACTAAGGGGTGCACAACTTCAATGACCCCagagcagaagagaaagatgacCCGCTCCTATAGCCCCTCCCATAACTCAGGGGGAGGATGGTGAGAGCTATTACTGAGAGCTGTCTCCAGTCCACCGAAAACCTGAGTTTAGTAGATTGCTCACACGCACTTGACCACTGTCAGGCACAGACAGCTCCCCGGCACCTGCAGCTCCCATGGTATCACGCACACTCCCAAGCCCTGGATCCCAGAATCTGCCTCTTGGGGTCCTCCACCGTCCTCACCGCTTGCCCCCTCCCGCTCAACCTCTTCCTTCCCGCAGTGCCTCCCCTGCGGCCCCGAGGGCAAAGGTCGCTGCTTCGGGCCCAGCATCTGCTGCGGGGACGAGCTGGGCTGCTTCGTGGGCACAGCTGAGGCGCTGCGCTGCCAGGAGGAGAACTACCTGCCATCGCCCTGCCAGTCCGGCCAGAAGCCGTGCGGGAGCGGGGGCCGGTGCGCGGCCGCCGGCATCTGCTGCAACGAAGGTGCGCTCTTTCAGGAGGCAGGCGGGGCGGGTccgaggagggggggggggacactgAGGTCGAGGCCCCTGATCTGTGCCCAGCCCCGGGGAGCCCGCGCTCACACTGTCCTTTTCCGCAGAGAGCTGTGTGAGCGACCCAGAGTGCCGCGAGGGCTTTCGCCGCCGAGCCCGCGCCAGCGACCGCAACAACGCCACGCAGCTGGACCGGCCCACGGGGGCCCTGCTGCTGCGGCTGCTGCAGCTGGCGGGGGCGCCCGAGCCCGCCGAGCCCATCGAGCTCGCCAAGCCCGGCGCGGACTGAGCCGATCCCTCCCGCCGCCCTGCCCTCGCCCTCCCGCGACAGCCCCTGTGGCACCGAAAATAAATCTTTGTAAATGCACTCGAGTGTCTGTCTCAGTCTCTGGGCCcgggaggaaagaggaaagtgGGTGTGGCGCGGACCCCGGTCCCGACCCAGTCAGTTCCTGCAGCCGTGGTCGAGGGCAGATCCACCCCAAAGAAGGGAGAGATGCTATAGAGGAAGCGATCCTGGAAACCGAAGAGGGAAATGTAAAAACAGAGGACAGGGCCACCTAGGGGAAGGCGGAGGGAAAAGGCTAGAGGCAAAGGATGACCCTGGAGTTGGTGGGCTGGGGATTCTCCAACTGGGACAAAGAAgtaaaggaagggagggagaagacgTGATGGGCAAGAGAGACTGAGACAGAGAAGGCAGATGAACGGAGAGACGCAGAAGCTAGAGAATGAAGGAAGAGTGAGAAAGGCAGAAGGGGATAAGCCAAGGGCAACTATCAGTACCCATTTTCATTCCAGGAGACTAGGACACGAAGGTCCCCAATTCCCAATGCAAGATCTACTTCATCCTAGTAGGGAGAAGTCCTCCTGTTATCTCTGCAGGTGGACCCACCATTAGGGACTTTCCACAGAGTGGCAGGCAAACCCCATTGAGAAACTATCGGCACAGAAACAGCCCCAGACCACCATTCACACACTCGGAGAAAGAGGAAAGCAACTGCTATGGGCGTTCCTGTAACTCTTGACCACAACCAAATGGCTCCCTGAGAAGCACATTCAGAACCGAAGATGCCCAGAGAAACACACAGGGGACGTGATGATAGACAGGCACAAGTGTCCACACACTTAGGTGCACTCAATCTGACTGCCCTTTGACACACTCAACATCAGGGCAAAGATGTCACCAGCACTTGGCCCCTGCCCCTACATTTCTTTCTGTCCCCTTACCTCCCTTCTCCTTGGCTCTCTCTGGCTTCTCTCTCAGGCCCCTCCATCTCCCACTTGCCTCCAGTGTCTTCTCACCTCCTCATCACctcctacttttttctttttgtccctcTGCTCTCAGTATCCCCTCCTTGGGCTCTCCTGCTCCAGGCCTGGGGGCCACAGGAGGTTGCATTTTCTTGGGGATCCTCTGTCAGAGGATGGTCTGCCAGACTGAGGCCTGGAGGGATCCCAGGCAGAAAGAAATCACTCTAAGTGCTGCCCCTGCCCCCAAGACTTTGGCCAAATCCTATGACCCAAGCAGCTCAACCTGGGTCAGCCCTGGACAGATGTGCCCTGGCCAGTTCAAGCTCTCTTGTGGTCTCCTCAGAGATTCCCGTGTCCCACCCCTGACTTGGCCCTGGCATCCTGTGCAGTGAAGGCACTCAGAGAGACTGGGTGAAGCTGGGTAGGGTGGGGGATAGGC
Coding sequences within it:
- the Avp gene encoding vasopressin-neurophysin 2-copeptin; the protein is MPDTMLPACFLGLLAFTSACYFQNCPRGGKRAMSDLELRQCLPCGPEGKGRCFGPSICCGDELGCFVGTAEALRCQEENYLPSPCQSGQKPCGSGGRCAAAGICCNEESCVSDPECREGFRRRARASDRNNATQLDRPTGALLLRLLQLAGAPEPAEPIELAKPGAD